The Pedobacter frigiditerrae genomic sequence ATTTTCTGGCGTATTAACATCTAGAATCATTTTGTTAGCAATTGCCTTAAATTTGTCTAGCTCTTTAGCTTTTATGTAAATAATTGCCTTTACAAAATCTTTCATATAAGCCACTTTTGTTTCAAACTGTATTGCTTCAAATTTTTTCAAAATTGGGTCTAGTTTTGCTTTTTCCAAAAGAATTGGCCCCATATTCATCATTGCATTACAAATCTGATCAATAGTTACTTTGCTTGGTGTATTCTCTATCAAGAGGCCTAATGAAATTATAGCATCGTCAATCTTATCATTATCCAAACCATACTGTGCTTTAAAATAGTGCAATACAAAAAAAGCTTTCAATGGAATATATTTATCCAAAATAGTTTTTACTTTATCAAAGTCGAGTTTTTCAGCATCTCCTTGTGTTTTATCTGAAATAGCGTAATCTATCGTTAATCCAATTATACGTTCTTCAAAATCTGCTTTAGTATATTTACCTGAAGTAGTAATCTTCGCTTCGCTTTTTGCCAAATAAGCTAGCGTTTTTTCATCTGGCAACATATCGATTGGACCCATTATTAGGTCGATTAAATCGTTATTACCTAAAATATCTGCCTGTTTCGCTAAATAATCTGAACCTAATTGATCAAAATCTTCATCTTCAAATGCAGCTGCTTGTTCAGCAAATTTTAAGAATTGGGCATTGCTTAATTCTAGGGCTTTCTTTTTTAAAGTATAATATTGCGTATTGGGGTCTTTAGCATTTTTACCAAGGGTTACAAAATCATTTGCTTCTTTAAAGCCCACCGCTTTGTGCAAAATTGTTCCTTCTGCATTAATGAACATTAAGTAGGGATAAGCCGTAACCATATATTTTTCTGACAATGTTTTCCCTTCTCCCTTTTCCATGTCATATTTTACATTAATGAAGTTAGCGTTGTAATAATCAGCAACTGCTTGATTTTTATAGGTTTCGGCATCCATACTTTTGCATGGGCCACACCAAGTTGCATAACCGTCTAAGAAAATCATTTTATTCTCTTTTTTGGCTTTTTCTAAAACACTTGCCCAAGTTGGGTTATCTAAAAATGTAATTTCGGCAGCAGAAACTGATGCTGATATAATGAAAAGGCAAATTGCCGTAAATAATGATCTCATCTGAATTGATTTATGCTTTCTGTATTAACTATTGCAAAGTAGCATTAATGATAGCAGTTTTAAATACCTATAAATGGGTATTATTTTACCTGTGCTTTAGCCACCGTTATTCCAGCATCACTGATACCAGTTAATGGATTATCACGCATATTTTGCTCTATTTCTATTTGATATTTGCCTGGTTTCGCAAAGCGATAATTGGTTAACAATGGAAAATTATAGGTAAAAAGGTCTCCAGAACCCTTACCTAGCCATTCGCCATCAGCTTTTGCCAATTTATATTGATAACGATTATTTCTATTTAAGCCATTTCCTTTGACATGAACAATTACATAGATATTTGAATAGCGATAATCAGCCGTATGGCGAAGCTTGAAATACAAGTTATAGGGTTCGTTGATGTCTTTAATCTCTACGGTTGCCTTCACACTTTTTGCGTAAGCCCAATTATTTTCTGGCATTGCCTGATTGGTATCCACTAAATTATCATTAGTACAACCAGCTAGCAAAATGCTAAATACTGTCAAAAAAAATACGAATCTTAATTTATGCATTATACTATTCATCGCCTTTTGGGGCACTTGGAGCTTGGTCTGTTGGTTTTTTCTTATTACGGTTTTTATTCCTGTTCTTATTTTTGTTTGGTTTTGGTCCATTTGGATTAGTTACCTCACCACCCTCTGCAACAGGTTTTTGAACAGCCTGATTTAGATTCGGTTTCTGAGGCTGTGGCCTTTGTTGTTGTGCCTGAGGTGGTTTATTTTGTTGAACAGGTTTATTTGGGTTCTGTTGTAATGGCCTGTTTTGTTGCGCAGGCTTTGGCTGTTGAGGTCGTGCTTGTTGTGGCGCATTTCCTTGAGGCTGGTTCCTGTTCCTATCGTTCCTGTCGTTATTACGGTTGTTCGGATTACCGTTACGGTTATTGCGATTGTTATTGTTACGGTTTTTATTCCTATCGTCTAGTCTTGTTAAACTATCCTGACCAACAACATTTTCATAATCGTGAACTTTTTCTACTACCGTAGTGGTTTTCAGTTCAACAGCTTCATCCTTTAAATTAACTGGTTTTTCGCCTTTTTTATTCATCGCCATGATTTCTTTTACACGGTCAACTTTTAAAGGAATCCAATCTTCTTGATTGGCGTAACTAAACCACATTAATTTTTTAAAGATGTCTGTTTTTTGGTGACGAGCTACGCCAACTTCCGTTTGCAAAGCCTCAATACGGTCTGGAATATCTTTTAAGGCATCCAAATAAGTATCTAACTCATAGTTTAAACAGCATTTTAACTTACCGCATTGTCCAGCAAGTTTTAATGTATTTAAAGAAAGGTTTTGATACCTAGCAGCAGCCGTAGAAACTGTTTTGAAATTAGTTAACCAAGTAGAGCAACACAATTCGCGACCGCAAGAGCCAATTCCGCCTAAACGACCCGCTTCTTGACGCATACCAATTTGGCGCATTTCAATTCTGATACGGAAGGTTTCTGCCATTTTTTTAATCAGCTCCCTAAAGTCTACACGACCTTCTGCTGTATAAAAAAACGTAGCTTTTGTTTTATCTCCTTGGTAATCTACATCGCTAATTTTCATCGACAAACGTAAATCTAATGCCAAGGTACGGGCTTTATGCATGGTTTCCCATTCCATATCCTTCGCTAATTTCCATTTATCAACATCAGCTTCTGTAGCTTTACGATATATTTTACGGGTAACTTGGTCTAGTGGTGTTTTGCGACGTTTCATTTGCATGCGCACCAACTCTCCCGTTAAGGAAACGTGGCCAATGTCATATCCGCCAGTTGCGCCTTCTACCGCAACCAGTTCACCAATTTCTAGGTAAATGTTATCGTTATTTAAAAAGAATTCTTTTCTAGCGCCTTTAAATTTTACTTCAACAACTTGAAAAGGTATATAATTAGATGGCATATCTAAATTCGATAGCCAATCGTGTACTTCCATTTTTTGGCATCCGCCGGTAAGGCATGAGCCATTACTTTTGCAACCAGAGGGAGCGCAACCGCCACCTGTAGAACAACTTCCACATCCCATATTAATTGTATATATGTTGAGTCCCTTTCGGGAACGTTTTAAACTTAATTATTTTAACTAATTGTAAAGATACATCTAAAAACAGAATTTTTGGATTCGCATTCCTTTCAATGTGGTAATGCGCCTTCTCTAATTCGTTAATTAATGCCTCTACCATTCCCAAATTTAACACATGGGTAGATAATTTTATAGCTACCTCTAATGTCTGGTGAGGCAGTTTAACCAAGTCATCAGCTCCGCTTAACAGCAAGCTACATTCGCGTAAAAAGTTGATGCCATAATTTAAAAAATTCTTCTGATTTTCTCTTCCCCATTTGGCTGCTTCATCAGTAAAATCTATCATTGCAGGCACTTTATTGCCAAAACCCATGCGCAACCATTCGGCAAAGTAACCCGCGTTATTATTGGGCGTATCTTGTAACATTGCCTTGGCTTCAATCAAATTTCCATCAGCCAAAAAGCTATATTCGGTTGCTTGGTTTTCTGATAAATTTGCCTTTTTAACCAAATAATCCTCAACCTCGTTATCTGGTAATTTAGGGATTTTAACAATCTGCGTACGCGATAAAATAGTCGACAAAATCTGTTCTTGATTTTGAGCCACTAAAATGAATAAAGTATTTGGAGATGGTTCTTCAATAATCTTCAACAAGGCATTTCCTTCTCTATCTAAAAATTCTGGCAACCACATGATTAAAACTTTTGTGTCTGCCTCAAATGCTTTGTAGCTTAATTTTTTGATGATATCATGACACTCGGCAATGTTAATGTTTGCTTGTTTATTCTCTGCACTTAGCTTTGAACGCCAAATATCCAAATTAAAATAAGGGTCTTCTAACAACAAGCTCCTCCATTCTTCTAATACATCAACCGCGATTTTTACAGAAGCTGAAGCAAAAAATGGATACGAAAAATGTAAGTCGGGATGGATGTATCTTTCGTACTTTCTACAAGATGAACACTCTCCACAACTGTCTGTAGCAGACCTATTTTGGCAATTTAAATATTGGGCATAAGCAATCGCCAACGGTAAAGCACCGCTTCCCTCTGGCGACAAAAACAATTGTGCGTGACTAACCCTGTTCTCTACAACGGTTTGTATCAATTGTTTTTTAATGTCTTCCTGACCGATTATCTCTTTAAACTGCATTGGTGCAAAATAAGAAATAGATGTGAGAAATGGTATAGCGTATTGCGATTTGCGTATAGAGAAATGGTTTGAATCCCTACTGGTCGCAGTACACAATACTCAAATCCCAATACGCTTTGTAAAATATTAGTTGATATATCAATTATTAATTTCGCATTTATAAATTTGCTGTAGAATTATGGAAAAGTTAAACAACACCCTGCTTTATACTTTAGATAAATGCTTTAGGACTTATAATCAATTTGCGCAAAGAAATGTTCGCAAAGCTGGTTACGACATCACTATTGACCAATGGTTGATTTTAAAGAGTGTTGCCGAAAACCCAGACATTACTCAAAAGGATATTAGTAAAATTGTATTTAAGGATAATGCTTCGATTACAAGAATCATTCAATTATTAATAAAACAAGGATTTTTAACTAGAGAAGTTCATCCCTCAGATAGGAGAAGAGTAAACTTAACGCTAACCGAAACTGGGAAAAAGATAACAATTGATGTAAATGAAATCGCCATCAAAAATAGAGCTGCGGCTTTAGAAGGTATCGACGAACAATCAAATAGTTTGATGAGGGATTTACTTCAAAAAGTAATAGAAAACTGTAATAATGGCGCTTAATTGATGCCGAATTAAACCAACACACACCAAACAAACCAGCCTGCGGCAGGCAGGCATGCATGATATGAAACCTATTTTTAAAACCTTATTATTCTTTTGCTGCTTGGCAATTAGCAATAATTTATTTGCACAAACTAAAGCAATAAGCATTCTAGTTTTAGATGAACAGCAAAAACCAATTGAAAATGCAACTGTAGAATTACGCAAAGCCGATAATCAAGTTTTGGTTAAAGCGGCAATTACAAGCAATAAAGGTAGTGCAGATTTTCAATTAGTTGATGGAAAATATATTGCAAAAGTGAATGCTTTAGGCTATGCGATTAAAAATAGTGAAGCGTTTCAGGTTCCATCAACAACAACTAATATTACGGTTAACTTAACAGCGACCAGCAAAAACTTAAATGAGGTTGCAGTTACTTCACAACGACCTTTTGTGCAAAGAACACAGGGAAAAACTATAGTAAATGTTGATGCAGGCGTAACCAATGCTGGCACAACCGTTTTAGAGGTTTTAGAGAAATCTCCAGGTGTTATGGTTGACAGAAATGGTGGTATCAGTTTACAAGGGAAAGCCAGTGTTTTGGTAATGATAGATGATAAACCCACTTATCTTTCTGGTGCGGAGTTGAATAATTTGCTAAACAGCATGAGCTCATCGCAAGTTAATCAGATTGAGTTAATTACAAGTCCGTCGGCTAAATATGATGCGAGTGGAAATGCAGGAATCATTAACATCAAAACTAAAAAGAACAGGCAAGAAGGTTTTAACGGGAATTTATCAACCAATGTTGGACAAGGAAAATATTTAAAAAGCAATAACTCTTTGGTGTTAAATTACAGGAAAGGTGTTTTTAATACCTTTTTAAATTACAGTTACAATTACAATAAAGGGTTCACCTCTATTTATGCTGACAGGAAGTATTTTGATAGTACTGGATTAACAATTGCAAGATTAGACCAGCCATCTTACTTAGGCAATAAGGGAAATAACAATACACTAAAAACTGGGGTTGATTTTTATGCATCGCAAAAAACAACTTTCGGCTTAACACTTACGGGGACCATTGTACAACGACGAGGAAAAGGAGATGCGGTTGCCACTTGGCTAAATGCTCAAAATGCGGTTGACTCTGCAATTACTACTTATAGTGGAAGTGATTTCAAACTGAGAAATGGTGCCATAAACGTTTACGGAAGGCATAACATCAACAAAACACAAGATATTGGCTTTGATGTTGATTATTTGAGATATGGAATTGACAATGATCAAAATTTTCAGAACATAAGAACAGGGACAGTAAATTATAACCAAGGTTCTAGAGGCGATATTCCTTCTAAACTGAAAATATTCGCAGCAAAGGCTGATTATACTTTACAAATTGGAAAAGATGCAAAGTTTGAGGCTGGCGCAAAAACATCGAAAATTAATACAGACAATACAGCTGCTTATGAGTTATTTGATGGTGCCAATTGGACAGCCGATTTAAAGAAAAGCAATCACTTTTTGTATGAAGAAAACATCAACTCTGTTTACACCAGTATTGAACATAAAATTAATAAACTTAGTTACCAATTAGGTTTGCGTTATGAAAATACACAATACGATGGTAACCAGTTAGGAAATTCGGCACAAGCAGGAAGTACATTCTCTAAAAAATATGACAATTTGTTCCCATCAGGATATATTTCTTATCAAGTAGATTCTGCTAATTCGTTTTCTTTTACCTCAGGGCGAAGAATTGACAGACCAGCTTATCAAAAGCTAAACCCTTTCGTTTTCATCATTAACAAATACACTTACCAAAGAGGAAATCCGTTTTTCTTGCCACAATATACTTGGAACTTTGAGTTAAGTCATTCATTTAAACAAGTGCTAACTACGGCTGTTTCTTACAGCAACATCAAGAATTATTTTTCGCAATTATTCTTATCTGAAGGAAATGATATTTTGGTTTATACAGAAGGAAACGTTGGACAAATGCACAATTTAGGTATTTCTGTTTCTACGCAGGTTTCTCCTTTTAAATGGTGGTCGTTAACTGCACAAAGCAATTTTAATTATAAAAAACTAAGTGGTTATCAAAACGTAAACTATACATCTTCTGTTAAACAATTGCACACCAGCATGAACAACCAGTTTAAATTGAGCAAAACTTTAAACGGAGAAATCTCTGGATTTTATACCACTAAAAACCGTAACGATTTACAGGAATTGTTATCGCCAACTGGCCAATTATCTGCTGGTTTAGCGAAAATAGTTTTAAAAGGAAAAGGTACTATTAGGCTAACGGCTAGAGATATTTTCTACACACAATCCATGGAAGGCGTAACAGATTTTCCTAGAGCAAGTGAATACTTCATTTTATGGAGAGATAGCCAAGTTTTAAATGTTGGTTTTAGCTATAGATTTGGCAAACCATTAAAAGCTGCAAAACGTAGTACGGGTGGCGCTGGAGATGAAATTAATAGAGCGGGAAGCTAGTCAGTTGCTAGTTCAAATTCGTCATTGCGAGGGTCGATTTTCCATCGCCCGAACCAATCTCATTTTTTAATTATGGTGCCATTGCAAAGGGGGAGATTGCTTCGTGCCTCGCAATGACGCTCTTGGCGCAGAGCCAAACAGCCTTAACTTAATAGCTTTTCTCTTTGGGACAACAATTCTAAAATCCGTAAATTGCTCTTATGAAGGAAGAAAAGTGGCTGCTCAGAAAATCATCAGGCTCTAAATCGAAGTATAAAGTAAAAGGCGATTACGCCGATGGCAAGGTTTCTGATTTGAATTTACTTGATGAGTTACCAATACGTGAAAGCGTTAAAACATCGCACTCTTTTTTAGATACAAGCTTGGTTAAAAAGTGGCTAAATAATTATATTGACCAAGATTTCGATTTCGTTTATGCTGAATTTATCAAACGAATACAGCCTAAATATTTAGATGAATACAAAGAGTGTATCTTTTGGTATGCTGAGCCAAAAGCCAATGTAAGTTTTGATGAAGAGGGTAATGTTTATGGAAAATTTATGGGTAAAGCTGTAAAGCTACCTAATAGCATTTCTAGCAAGTTTTATGTAGATCCCGCAACCAATTTACTTAAGAAAATCCCCGACCATCAATTTAAAAGGGAAAAGATTACCTATAAGGATTATTGATAATTAGCTAAAAATCCAGTTTCGCTAAAAGTCTTATCTTTGACAGTTATGGCACGTATACTTGCTTTTGATTATGGGACTAAACGTATCGGCATTGCCGTAACCGACCCTTTGCAAATTATTGCGACGGGATTGGATAATGTACATCCAAAAGACATTGTCAATTACCTTAAAAAATATATGCTCACTGAGCAAGTTGAGGCTTTTGTTATTGGCGACCCTAAACAAATGGATGGCACCCCTTCAGAATCTGCCCAACACGTTAAAGGCTTTTCTACCATTTTAAAAAAGAACTTTCCTACTATTCCACAACATTGGATTGATGAGCGTTATACTTCTAAATTAGCCACACAAACCATTATGCAAAGCGGATTAAAAAAGAGCGATAGAAGAGACAAAGAGAGAGTTGATACCATTGCCGCCACTATAATTCTGCAATATTTTATGGAAAAACCACGTTTATAAGCAAAATGATTAGCGAAGAACTACAAAATTTACTCTTAAATTATTGTGAACCTGAAGACGAATTGCTTCAGCATATTGACAGGGAAACCAACCTAAAAGTTTTAATGCCCAGAATGTTAAGCGGGCATTACCAAGGTAGGGTTTTGAGCATGTTGAGCAAAATGAATAACCCTAAACGGATTTTAGAGATTGGCACTTTTACTGGTTATGCAACCTTATGCTTTGCTGAAGGTTTAACAGCCGATGGGATTATTTATACGCTAGATATTAATGCAGAACTAGAAGAAATGGTTCGTGCTAATTTTGCTAAATCTCCTCTAAATTCTAAAATTAAATACATTATCGGCGATGCCCAACAAACTTTAAAAACCCTTAATGAAGAAGTTTTTGACATGGTGTTTATTGATGCCGATAAAAAGAATAACGGTACTTACTACGATTTGGTTTTTGACCAAGTTAAGCCCGGCGGAATTATCATTGTGGATAATGTGCTGTGGAGTGGAAAAGTGTTGAGCAATGCACAAGATAAAGACACCAAAAACATTAGTAATTTTAATGACCAGATTGCCGCAGACAACAGAGTTGAGAAATTAATTCTGCCTGTAAGAGACGGTCTATTTGTGATAAGGAAGAAGTAGTTTAACCCATCATTGTGAGGCACGAAGCAATCTTAAAGCGAAAAGGTTCTTCAAATGAGATTGCTTCGTGCCTCGCAATGACGTAATTTACAAACAATGAAAAGAGTATTTACTTTCTGTTTATTCATTTTAATTCTCTCGAAAGTTAAAGCACAATCTACCGAAGATTACATTGCCGAGCATGTTAACCATGCACAAGAGTTAATGAGGATTCATCAATTACCTGCAAGCATAATTCTAGCAGTTGCCATACATGAATCTGCAGCAGGAAAAAGCAAGATTGCCAAATATTTAAATAATCATTTTGGGGTAAAAGGAGAGAATAGCAATACAGAAATAAGGTCGTCTTATCGAGATTATCCGACAGTAGATTCTTCTTATAATCACTTTGTGGCGTTTTTGCATAGCAGAAGTTATTTTGACGTTCTTTTTAGTAAATACGACCAATACGATTTCAAGAATTGGGCAAGAGGAATACAACGTGGAGGCTATGCAAGTAGCAGAACTTGGTCATCGCAGGTTATTGCATTAATAAACAAATATCAGCTTTATCTGTATGATGAAAGACCGGATGATTATATGGAAACCGTGCTACCTGTTGCTGAAGTTGCGGTTAAAAAAACGACCAATAGAGGCAGGGTAAAACCATCAACCAAAAAAACAAATATTTATACTGTTAAAAAAGGCGATAACTTAAATAAATTAGCCGAACGAACTGGAACTACATCCGCAGCGCTGATGAAGAAAAACGGATTGAAATCAGCTGCCCTACAACCTGGTCAGAAACTTAAATTATAATGAAGAAAACCCTCCTATTTTTGGCCATTGCCATTGTCTTTTTTAGTTCTTGTAAGTCGAGGCAATATAGCCGCAACAATAAGCAAATTGAAAAGACTGCAAATAAAGAAAATCCGAATTTCACTACCTACACAACACTTAGTTATATAGAAGCTTTTAAAGCTGTAGCAATAGAAGAAATGAATAAATACGGGATTCCGGCAAGTATAACTTTAGCACAAGGAATTTCTGAATCTGGTAGTGGGAACAGTACTTTGGCTAAATATGCGAATAATCATTTTGGCATTAAATGTACGTCTGATTGGAAGGGAAAGGCCTATTACAAAGATGACGACCAATCTAACGATTGTTTTAGGGTTTATAAAGATGCGAGAGAATCTTACAAAGACCATTCAGAGTTTTTAAAACGTAAACGTTATAGTTTCCTTTTCGAACTCGATAAAAACGACTACAAAAACTGGGCAATTGGTTTAAAAACTGCCGGTTATGCCACTAATCCGAAATATGCTGACATGTTGATTGGCATTATTGAAAAGTATAAATTAAATCAATATGATTCGCCAGAATCTGAAAGTGAGAAAGTTGCGAGAGAAGACCGTGTTTTTACAGAGATAAATGCAAATATTCCTGTCGACAAGAAAAAATTTACACCTGTAAATGTTGCCCCAAAAGACCCACCTACTTCTGCAATTACTACAGCACCTGCCGATGGTTATTATGTGGTAAAACAAGGCGATACCTTATTTAAAATATCTCAACTTTTTAAACTAACGGTTGATGAATTGAAGGCTTTAAATAAAATGACTGACAACAATATCAAAATTGGTCAAAAACTATTGGTAGTTAAATAATGTTAAGATAGCTAAACCTTATTTGCTTATATTGTAATTTTGTAAGCTGATGAAATCCTTAAGCCTATTTCTTTTTATGCTATGCTGTTGTACTCAACTCTTTGCCCAAAATAAAGCGGTGCAAGGTTTTGTGGTAGACAAGGATAGCAAATTACGATTGGCGAAGGTTTACATCTACAATCCATCATCAGACGAAGGGATTTACAACAACAATAAAGGAGAGTTTACAGCAACGGCGAAGATTGGTGACACCTTATTTGCTGCTTTGAGTGGCTATGGGATGGATACCGTAATTTTTAAAGGTCAAAGTGCTATAGTATTTCAATTAAAATCGTTGAGCATCAAACTCAAAGAAGTTAAAATTTACGGCAAAACACCTACTCCACAAGAACAATATTCAATCCTTAAAAAAGATTACAAATATCAATTAGATAAAGGTAGTACCAAAGATTTATTTACCATGGGACTCGACAGAGTTGGTTTAGGTATCGATGCCATTTACAATTTATTAAGCCGCCAAGGAAAAAACGCTAGGCATTTGCAAGCTATTTTAGAACGAGATTATCGAGAAGAAATCATAGATTATCGTTTTAAACCAGATTACGTAAAAGCGCTAACCTCTGCCAACGATGCAGAATTAAAGGATTTTATGTCACAGTATCGTCCAACTTACCAATTTACTTTATCTGCATCGGAATATGCATTTGTTTTGTTCATCAAAAACAGCTATGCTTCTTATAAAAGAAACCCATCTTTATTAAGGTTGCCAAGTTTACCTAAGGTAAACATTCCTAATCTGAGCTATCAAAATCAATGAGGTATTGGTTATTAATTTTACCAAAATTGCCAGCTAACGCAATGGCAATATTCCCCTTCATCTTACTTAAAAAGGCATCACAACAAAAAGATGTAGTGTTAATTAATCATGAGAAAATTCATTTACAGCAACAGCTGGAATTATTAATTCTTCCATTTTATGTGCTTTATTTACTAAACTATTTCATCAACCTTGTTA encodes the following:
- a CDS encoding outer membrane beta-barrel protein; the encoded protein is MKPIFKTLLFFCCLAISNNLFAQTKAISILVLDEQQKPIENATVELRKADNQVLVKAAITSNKGSADFQLVDGKYIAKVNALGYAIKNSEAFQVPSTTTNITVNLTATSKNLNEVAVTSQRPFVQRTQGKTIVNVDAGVTNAGTTVLEVLEKSPGVMVDRNGGISLQGKASVLVMIDDKPTYLSGAELNNLLNSMSSSQVNQIELITSPSAKYDASGNAGIINIKTKKNRQEGFNGNLSTNVGQGKYLKSNNSLVLNYRKGVFNTFLNYSYNYNKGFTSIYADRKYFDSTGLTIARLDQPSYLGNKGNNNTLKTGVDFYASQKTTFGLTLTGTIVQRRGKGDAVATWLNAQNAVDSAITTYSGSDFKLRNGAINVYGRHNINKTQDIGFDVDYLRYGIDNDQNFQNIRTGTVNYNQGSRGDIPSKLKIFAAKADYTLQIGKDAKFEAGAKTSKINTDNTAAYELFDGANWTADLKKSNHFLYEENINSVYTSIEHKINKLSYQLGLRYENTQYDGNQLGNSAQAGSTFSKKYDNLFPSGYISYQVDSANSFSFTSGRRIDRPAYQKLNPFVFIINKYTYQRGNPFFLPQYTWNFELSHSFKQVLTTAVSYSNIKNYFSQLFLSEGNDILVYTEGNVGQMHNLGISVSTQVSPFKWWSLTAQSNFNYKKLSGYQNVNYTSSVKQLHTSMNNQFKLSKTLNGEISGFYTTKNRNDLQELLSPTGQLSAGLAKIVLKGKGTIRLTARDIFYTQSMEGVTDFPRASEYFILWRDSQVLNVGFSYRFGKPLKAAKRSTGGAGDEINRAGS
- a CDS encoding MarR family transcriptional regulator; its protein translation is MEKLNNTLLYTLDKCFRTYNQFAQRNVRKAGYDITIDQWLILKSVAENPDITQKDISKIVFKDNASITRIIQLLIKQGFLTREVHPSDRRRVNLTLTETGKKITIDVNEIAIKNRAAALEGIDEQSNSLMRDLLQKVIENCNNGA
- a CDS encoding glucosaminidase domain-containing protein; translation: MKKTLLFLAIAIVFFSSCKSRQYSRNNKQIEKTANKENPNFTTYTTLSYIEAFKAVAIEEMNKYGIPASITLAQGISESGSGNSTLAKYANNHFGIKCTSDWKGKAYYKDDDQSNDCFRVYKDARESYKDHSEFLKRKRYSFLFELDKNDYKNWAIGLKTAGYATNPKYADMLIGIIEKYKLNQYDSPESESEKVAREDRVFTEINANIPVDKKKFTPVNVAPKDPPTSAITTAPADGYYVVKQGDTLFKISQLFKLTVDELKALNKMTDNNIKIGQKLLVVK
- a CDS encoding regulatory iron-sulfur-containing complex subunit RicT: MGCGSCSTGGGCAPSGCKSNGSCLTGGCQKMEVHDWLSNLDMPSNYIPFQVVEVKFKGARKEFFLNNDNIYLEIGELVAVEGATGGYDIGHVSLTGELVRMQMKRRKTPLDQVTRKIYRKATEADVDKWKLAKDMEWETMHKARTLALDLRLSMKISDVDYQGDKTKATFFYTAEGRVDFRELIKKMAETFRIRIEMRQIGMRQEAGRLGGIGSCGRELCCSTWLTNFKTVSTAAARYQNLSLNTLKLAGQCGKLKCCLNYELDTYLDALKDIPDRIEALQTEVGVARHQKTDIFKKLMWFSYANQEDWIPLKVDRVKEIMAMNKKGEKPVNLKDEAVELKTTTVVEKVHDYENVVGQDSLTRLDDRNKNRNNNNRNNRNGNPNNRNNDRNDRNRNQPQGNAPQQARPQQPKPAQQNRPLQQNPNKPVQQNKPPQAQQQRPQPQKPNLNQAVQKPVAEGGEVTNPNGPKPNKNKNRNKNRNKKKPTDQAPSAPKGDE
- a CDS encoding O-methyltransferase codes for the protein MISEELQNLLLNYCEPEDELLQHIDRETNLKVLMPRMLSGHYQGRVLSMLSKMNNPKRILEIGTFTGYATLCFAEGLTADGIIYTLDINAELEEMVRANFAKSPLNSKIKYIIGDAQQTLKTLNEEVFDMVFIDADKKNNGTYYDLVFDQVKPGGIIIVDNVLWSGKVLSNAQDKDTKNISNFNDQIAADNRVEKLILPVRDGLFVIRKK
- a CDS encoding thioredoxin family protein gives rise to the protein MRSLFTAICLFIISASVSAAEITFLDNPTWASVLEKAKKENKMIFLDGYATWCGPCKSMDAETYKNQAVADYYNANFINVKYDMEKGEGKTLSEKYMVTAYPYLMFINAEGTILHKAVGFKEANDFVTLGKNAKDPNTQYYTLKKKALELSNAQFLKFAEQAAAFEDEDFDQLGSDYLAKQADILGNNDLIDLIMGPIDMLPDEKTLAYLAKSEAKITTSGKYTKADFEERIIGLTIDYAISDKTQGDAEKLDFDKVKTILDKYIPLKAFFVLHYFKAQYGLDNDKIDDAIISLGLLIENTPSKVTIDQICNAMMNMGPILLEKAKLDPILKKFEAIQFETKVAYMKDFVKAIIYIKAKELDKFKAIANKMILDVNTPENVKEDIKSALARMNEKP
- a CDS encoding gliding motility lipoprotein GldH, with the translated sequence MHKLRFVFFLTVFSILLAGCTNDNLVDTNQAMPENNWAYAKSVKATVEIKDINEPYNLYFKLRHTADYRYSNIYVIVHVKGNGLNRNNRYQYKLAKADGEWLGKGSGDLFTYNFPLLTNYRFAKPGKYQIEIEQNMRDNPLTGISDAGITVAKAQVK
- a CDS encoding glucosaminidase domain-containing protein, whose product is MKRVFTFCLFILILSKVKAQSTEDYIAEHVNHAQELMRIHQLPASIILAVAIHESAAGKSKIAKYLNNHFGVKGENSNTEIRSSYRDYPTVDSSYNHFVAFLHSRSYFDVLFSKYDQYDFKNWARGIQRGGYASSRTWSSQVIALINKYQLYLYDERPDDYMETVLPVAEVAVKKTTNRGRVKPSTKKTNIYTVKKGDNLNKLAERTGTTSAALMKKNGLKSAALQPGQKLKL
- the ruvX gene encoding Holliday junction resolvase RuvX, which gives rise to MARILAFDYGTKRIGIAVTDPLQIIATGLDNVHPKDIVNYLKKYMLTEQVEAFVIGDPKQMDGTPSESAQHVKGFSTILKKNFPTIPQHWIDERYTSKLATQTIMQSGLKKSDRRDKERVDTIAATIILQYFMEKPRL